A window from Solanum stenotomum isolate F172 chromosome 7, ASM1918654v1, whole genome shotgun sequence encodes these proteins:
- the LOC125871265 gene encoding histone H1 isoform X2, which produces MATEEPVIANEVVEEQAAPEPVKDEANPPAKSGKAKKETKAKKPAAPRKKSAPPAHPPYFEMIKDAIVTLKERTGSSQYAITKFIEEKQKNLPSNFKKSLLIQLKKFVASDKLVKVKNSYKLPSGSKPATAAAAPAKKKPAAAKSKPAAKPKSKPAAKPKVAVKPKAKPAAKAKPAAKAKPAAKAKPAVKAKPKAAAVAKPKAAVKPKAAPAKTKAAVKPNLKAKTTPAKVAKTATRTTPSRKAAPKAAPAKKEPAKKAPAKNVKSPVKKATPKRGRK; this is translated from the exons ATGGCCACTGAAGAACCAGTCATTGCTAACGAGGTTGTTGAAGAGCAAGCCGCTCCTGAACCTGTCAAGGATGAGGCTAATCCTCCGGCTAAGTCTGGGAAAGCAAAGAAAGAGACCAAGGCGAAGAAGCCTGCTGCACCGAGGAAGAAAAGTGCTCCTCCGGCCCATCCTCCTTACTTTGAG ATGATTAAGGATGCGATTGTGACATTGAAGGAGAGAACTGGATCCAGCCAGTACGCTATTACCAAGTTCATTGAGGAAAAGCAGAAGAATCTTCCAtccaatttcaaaaaatcatTGCTTATCCAGTTGAAGAAGTTTGTTGCTTCTGATAAGCTGGTGAAAGTGAAGAACTCTTACAAGCTTCCATCGGGTTCTAAGCCTGCTACTGCTGCTGCTGCCCCGGCGAAGAAGAAGCCTGCTGCGGCAAAGTCAAAGCCCGCTGCTAAGCCCAAGTCCAAGCCTGCTGCGAAACCTAAAGTCGCCGTCAAGCCTAAG GCAAAGCCTGCTGCCAAGGCAAAGCCCGCTGCCAAGGCAAAACCTGCTGCGAAGGCAAAGCCAGCTGTTAAGGCGAAGCCCAAGGCGGCGGCTGTTGCCAAGCCCAAAGCTGCTGTTAAGCCCAAGGCTGCTCCTGCGAAAACCAAGGCTGCGGTCAAGCCAAATCTGAAGGCTAAGACGACGCCAGCTAAGGTTGCAAAGACAGCTACCAGAACGACTCCAAGTCGGAAAGCTGCACCAAAGGCAGCACCTGCCAAAAAGGAGCCGGCTAAGAAGGCACCTGCGAAGAACGTGAAGTCGCCGGTGAAGAAGGCTACCCCAAAGAGGGGAAGGAAGTAG
- the LOC125871265 gene encoding histone H1 isoform X1, whose product MATEEPVIANEVVEEQAAPEPVKDEANPPAKSGKAKKETKAKKPAAPRKKSAPPAHPPYFEMIKDAIVTLKERTGSSQYAITKFIEEKQKNLPSNFKKSLLIQLKKFVASDKLVKVKNSYKLPSGSKPATAAAAPAKKKPAAAKSKPAAKPKSKPAAKPKVAVKPKAKPAAKAKPAAKAKPAAKAKPAAKAKPAAKAKPAVKAKPKAAAVAKPKAAVKPKAAPAKTKAAVKPNLKAKTTPAKVAKTATRTTPSRKAAPKAAPAKKEPAKKAPAKNVKSPVKKATPKRGRK is encoded by the exons ATGGCCACTGAAGAACCAGTCATTGCTAACGAGGTTGTTGAAGAGCAAGCCGCTCCTGAACCTGTCAAGGATGAGGCTAATCCTCCGGCTAAGTCTGGGAAAGCAAAGAAAGAGACCAAGGCGAAGAAGCCTGCTGCACCGAGGAAGAAAAGTGCTCCTCCGGCCCATCCTCCTTACTTTGAG ATGATTAAGGATGCGATTGTGACATTGAAGGAGAGAACTGGATCCAGCCAGTACGCTATTACCAAGTTCATTGAGGAAAAGCAGAAGAATCTTCCAtccaatttcaaaaaatcatTGCTTATCCAGTTGAAGAAGTTTGTTGCTTCTGATAAGCTGGTGAAAGTGAAGAACTCTTACAAGCTTCCATCGGGTTCTAAGCCTGCTACTGCTGCTGCTGCCCCGGCGAAGAAGAAGCCTGCTGCGGCAAAGTCAAAGCCCGCTGCTAAGCCCAAGTCCAAGCCTGCTGCGAAACCTAAAGTCGCCGTCAAGCCTAAGGCAAAGCCAGCTGCAAAGGCGAAACCCGCTGCCAAGGCAAAGCCTGCTGCCAAGGCAAAGCCCGCTGCCAAGGCAAAACCTGCTGCGAAGGCAAAGCCAGCTGTTAAGGCGAAGCCCAAGGCGGCGGCTGTTGCCAAGCCCAAAGCTGCTGTTAAGCCCAAGGCTGCTCCTGCGAAAACCAAGGCTGCGGTCAAGCCAAATCTGAAGGCTAAGACGACGCCAGCTAAGGTTGCAAAGACAGCTACCAGAACGACTCCAAGTCGGAAAGCTGCACCAAAGGCAGCACCTGCCAAAAAGGAGCCGGCTAAGAAGGCACCTGCGAAGAACGTGAAGTCGCCGGTGAAGAAGGCTACCCCAAAGAGGGGAAGGAAGTAG